From Vanrija pseudolonga chromosome 1, complete sequence, a single genomic window includes:
- the sfp1_0 gene encoding Zinc finger protein sfp1, with the protein MPASTQPAQAMPAPANPSRPTRKMSTSNGAALRLPSYNGRTGASPMSFGAAMSGVSFTNAGGQSYGRPQAPGSYGARFYGDTSDSPGLFSTSINMDMGSFAASSAMFGLPMAMSSSYARKSYAAAVGGREYGVNALSASLASVAMGSLGRSYSRSQLETLMSLRTDAEHTKEYECCGLTHHGLHALLEHVEDQHPYADPNMPDAGFSPVTLAMDLDLEGDGDTTEPPSTTQSARSSTSPRPMYPLTPNSSVGPKPDPPVTAAATVASKATATPTAIAQPLAAAPASTVTALSLSDVLKSPPESENPSLLSSLPVPSASTSPSSSTTATNSSPPFAPKITAASRGAFLGPTPKTGQNRFDRAFNEVVAGKAGLVDDATKPPGPTAVAPGVLFTAAAALGMPSAPQVVGRRDGVAGSGAAGAAATPATTEGGDQDKKDDKDATANGDRPKPPEPQLPQPSLFTTHKAWRCPNPGCNKAYKQSNGLKYHLQKGQCDFAIHDAIDHGLTLEEAEERSRPYVCAVGAGCTKRYRQMNGLKYHYLNSGEHGEYGLRMLQNGTHPHPPSLPPPPKRDRSQHANGNSTANARPNAAPYAIPSQLQRPAAAGAVHNAAAAQGPRMGTWPAAQQARPAATTTPAAGLTAARPAAATATPTAAAPVRPTATPTAATTTAASAAKPQLAPVQRGRDAVLFSSVDLTDV; encoded by the exons ATGCCTGCATCAACTCAGCCTGCCCAGGCAATGCCTGCGCCCGCAAACCCATCCCGTCCCACCCGCAAAATGTCCACCTCGAACGGAGCAGCACTCCGCCTCCCAAGCTACAATGGCCGTACAGGCGCTTCCCCCATGTCCTTTGGCGCCGCCATGTCGGGCGTCAGCTTCACCAACGCAGGAGGCCAGTCATACGGCAGACCCCAGGCTCCGGGGAGTTATGGAGCGCGCTTCTACGGTGACACTTC TGACTCGCCTGGTCTATTCTCAACGTCCATCAACATGGACATGGGCTCGTTTGCCGCTTCATCAGCAATGTTCGGCTTGCCAAtggccatgtcgtcgtcgtatgCCCGAAAGTCGTACGCCGCGGCTGTGGGTGGTCGCGAGTATGGTGTCAACGCCTTATCGGCGTCCCTAGCGTCGGTGGCCATGGGATCACTGGGCCGCTCGTACTCTCGGTCACAGCTTGAAACGCTCATGTCGCTCCGCACAGATGCCGAGCATACCAAGGAGTACGAGTGCTGTGGCCTGACTCACCATGGTCTCCACGCCCttctcgagcacgtcgaggaccAGCACCCATACGCGGATCCCAACATGCCAGACGCTGGCTTTTCACCCGTCACGTTAGCCAtggacctcgacctcgagggcgacggaGACACCACTGAGCCGCCATCTACCACCCAATCTGCCCGCTCGTCAACGTCGCCTCGGCCCATGTACCCCCTGACGCCGAACTCGTCAGTCGGTCCCAAGCCTGACCCCCCTGTGACGGCGGCAGCCACTGTTGCATCCAAGGCAACTGCGACCCCTACGGCCATTGCCCAGCCCCTGGCCGCGGCCCCGGCGTCTACTGTGACtgccctctccctctcggATGTGCTCAAGTCGCCTCCAGAGAGCGAGAACCCCTCTCTGTTGTCCTCGCTGCCAGTGCCCAGCGCGTCAACGTCTCCTTCCTCGAGCACCACTGCCACCAACTCTTCGCCTCCCTTCGCGCCCAAGATCACGGCCGCTTCTCGTGGGGCATTCCTTGGTCCTACCCCCAAGACGGGCCAGAACCGCTTTGACCGCGCGTTTAacgaggtggtggcaggCAAAGCCGGTCTGGTGGATGACGCAACCAAGCCACCAGGGCCTACTGCCGTGGCGCCGGGAGTCTTGTTTACTGCGGCCGCTGCTCTGGGTATGCCGTCAGCCCCTCAAGTTGTTGgtcgccgcgacggcgttgcTGGAAGCGGTGCTGCAGGTGCTGCGGCTACGCCTGCCACTACCGAGGGTGGTGATcaggacaagaaggacgacaaggaTGCCACGGCCAACGGTGACAGGCCCAAGCCTCCCGAGCCTCAGCTCCCTCAGCCCAGCCTGTTCACCACCCACAAGGCATGGCGCTGCCCCAACCCGGGCTGCAACAAGGCCTACAAGCAGAGCAACGGCCTCAAGTACCACCTTCAAAAGGG TCAATGTGACTTTGCCATTCACGACGCAATCGACCATGGACTCACCctcgaggaagccgaggagcgaTCTCGCCCCTACGTGTGTGCCGTTGGTGCTGGCTGCACCAAGCGTTACCGCCAGATGAACGGACTGAAG TACCACTACCTCAACTCTGGAGAGCACGGAGAGTACGGTTTACGTATGCTGCAGAATGGCACGCACCCGCACCCTCCTTctcttcctccccctcccaaACGCGACCGCTCTCAGCACGCCAATGGCAACTCAACAGCCAACGCCAGGCCCAACGCCGCCCCGTACGCCATCCCTTCGCAGCTTCAgcgccctgctgctgctggcgcagTCCAcaacgctgctgctgcccaagGCCCGAGGATGGGAACATGGCCCGCTGCTCAGCAGGCGCGCCCAGCGGCTACCACCACGCCCGCTGCTGGTCTCACCGCGGCTCgtcccgctgccgccacggccacgccgactgctgctgctcctgtTCGCCCGaccgccacgccgacggccgcgaccacgaccgctgcctcggccgccaagcCACAGCTCGCCCCCGTTCAGCGCGGACGGGACGCCGTCCTGTTCTCGAGCGTTGACCTGACCGACGTGTAA